From Hymenobacter sedentarius, a single genomic window includes:
- a CDS encoding rhomboid family protein, translated as MSIVQDIRSAFSRRDNALMQLILLNVLVFAGLIVLRTILTVSSASGYYPPVLRQLELSSSLPVLLRHPWTVLTYAFTHEGFFHILFNLLNLYWFGQLVREYLGDRRLVSIYVLGALAGAAIFLLSYNLIPAFQPAVGSPMIGASAAVTAIIVAGATLLPDFTFMLILIGPVKIKWIAAVVVLISLAGVNGGNPGGEIAHLGGALLGFVFIKQLQAGRDLGRPIQAVGNWVSNLFSRRPAMRVSTTRRAEPVAAASSGSGKKPAVANQPLQDEIDTILDKISRSGYESLSKEEKQKLFRASQQ; from the coding sequence ATGAGCATCGTTCAAGACATCCGCTCTGCTTTCAGCCGCCGCGACAACGCCCTCATGCAGCTCATCCTGCTGAACGTGCTGGTGTTTGCGGGCCTCATTGTGCTGCGCACCATCCTCACGGTGAGCAGCGCGAGTGGCTATTACCCGCCGGTGTTGCGGCAGCTGGAGCTGTCGTCGTCGCTGCCCGTGCTGCTGCGGCACCCCTGGACGGTCCTGACCTATGCCTTCACCCACGAAGGCTTCTTCCACATCCTGTTCAACTTGCTCAACCTGTACTGGTTTGGGCAACTAGTGCGCGAGTACCTCGGCGACCGCCGCCTCGTGAGCATCTACGTGCTGGGCGCGCTGGCCGGGGCGGCTATTTTCCTGCTCAGCTACAACCTGATTCCGGCCTTTCAGCCAGCCGTGGGTTCGCCCATGATTGGGGCTTCGGCGGCCGTCACGGCCATCATTGTGGCCGGCGCCACGCTGCTGCCCGACTTCACCTTCATGCTGATTCTGATTGGCCCGGTCAAGATAAAATGGATTGCGGCCGTGGTCGTCCTGATTTCCTTGGCCGGTGTGAACGGCGGCAACCCCGGCGGCGAAATTGCCCACCTGGGCGGGGCCCTGCTCGGCTTTGTGTTCATCAAGCAGCTGCAGGCGGGCCGCGACCTGGGCCGCCCGATTCAGGCGGTGGGCAACTGGGTGAGCAACCTGTTTAGCCGCCGGCCGGCCATGCGCGTGAGCACCACGCGCCGCGCCGAGCCCGTGGCGGCGGCCTCATCGGGAAGCGGCAAAAAGCCCGCCGTGGCCAACCAGCCCCTGCAGGATGAGATTGATACCATCCTGGATAAGATTTCGCGCTCGGGCTACGAGAGCTTGTCCAAGGAAGAGAAGCAGAAGCTGTTCCGGGCCAGCCAGCAGTAG
- a CDS encoding rhomboid family intramembrane serine protease: MFNLTPTVRNLLIANIVLFLAQTNLLPLLTQVGSLYPIGTPYFYPWQFFTYMFLHGSWGHIISNMFGLISFGPLLEQRWGPSRFLTFWLICGVGAGLLYEGVRAYEIHQMEQARLEFHQAPSGADFANFYREYGSNYTGYETLAAALQRNPKDPELVQATTDAVDNLAKDITGSRAAGMLGASGALFGILFAFAYLFPNTELFLLFFPFPIKAKYFVFLYAAYELYAGVHRTPGDNVAHFAHLGGLVIGFVVLKFWESGRERFY, translated from the coding sequence ATGTTCAACCTGACCCCCACGGTTCGCAACCTCCTCATTGCAAACATTGTCCTGTTTCTGGCCCAAACCAATCTGCTGCCGCTGCTCACCCAAGTCGGCAGCTTGTACCCCATTGGCACGCCGTATTTCTACCCCTGGCAGTTCTTCACCTACATGTTTCTGCACGGCAGCTGGGGGCATATTATTTCCAATATGTTTGGCTTGATTTCGTTTGGGCCGCTGCTGGAGCAGCGCTGGGGCCCTTCGCGGTTTCTTACTTTCTGGCTGATATGCGGCGTGGGCGCCGGTTTGCTCTACGAAGGCGTGCGGGCCTACGAAATCCACCAGATGGAGCAGGCCCGGCTGGAGTTTCACCAGGCGCCGAGCGGGGCCGACTTTGCCAATTTCTACCGCGAGTACGGCTCCAACTACACGGGCTACGAAACCCTGGCGGCGGCCCTGCAGCGCAATCCCAAGGACCCGGAGCTGGTGCAGGCCACTACCGATGCCGTTGACAACCTGGCCAAAGACATTACGGGCTCGCGGGCAGCCGGCATGCTGGGCGCTTCCGGGGCCTTGTTCGGCATACTGTTCGCCTTCGCTTATTTGTTTCCAAATACTGAATTGTTCCTACTGTTTTTCCCGTTTCCTATTAAAGCCAAGTACTTCGTATTTCTCTATGCGGCCTATGAACTTTATGCAGGCGTGCACCGCACCCCCGGCGACAACGTGGCCCACTTTGCTCATCTGGGCGGCCTGGTCATCGGGTTTGTCGTACTAAAGTTCTGGGAAAGCGGCCGGGAAAGATTTTATTAA